The sequence AGCGGTAATATAATTTTGAAATATTTTATTGATTTTATCCTCCATCTTCACATCTGCTACATCAGAGACTTTTGGATATTTTAGTGCAGCCATCTCTTCATACAGTTCATCTGATACGGTTGCGGTTTGCTCTGCGGCTACAACAGATAAGCTTATGAACGGCATCATGAAGCAAATCGTTAAAATCACTAACCTTTTCTTCAATTTACTCACACCTTTTTTTCTTAGTTTGGATAGAATAGTCGGAATCATACATGCCGGAATTAATATTTTAGGATGTGTCACTACTATCCATTCTCGCTTTTGTGTTAAAATATCCACATGTAAGGAGGCGATATCATGGGACGTAAAGGGTCCATGGATTCAGCTAGTATAGAAAGTGATTATTTAAACAAAGAAATCGAAGTAAAATGGTACCTTCCGGAAGGTTTTACACCATTTCAGGATTATCAATTGTGTGTCATGCAGGATGGCGAAGATTATTTTCGCATTGGCCGTGTAGCAACGCTAAGTGATCAGCTGCACGAAGAAATGGAAATTGAACCGACTATCTTTGTCGGCATTCATTATCAAGATAAATATGATCGCAAGGAAAAATATCATCCAGACGGTGAACAGCAAAGTGATTACATTGCTTTTCTCGTCAAAGAAGCGATCCCTTTTGTAGAAGAAACGTTACATATCACACCTGTAAAAAGAATTTTAATGGGGGATTCACTTGCAGGTACATTAGCATTTATGGTAGCAAGTCAATTCCCGAGCACGTTCCATACTGCAATTATGCAATCCCCTTATATGAACGAGCGTGTCATGCAACAAGCGAACCGCGTACCGGCCGGTTCACAATTAGAGCTTTATCAATCAATTGGACTTGATGAGACAGAAGTTGATACGACAACTGGAGAGATTTCCGATTTTCTGGCGCCTAATCGTGTCTTTCATGATATTCTAAAAGACAAACTCTCCGTTTATCATTATGAAGAATTTGATGGAAATCATACCTGGACATACTGGCAAAAGGATTTAAAAAATATATTAATCACTATGCTATAAGGAGCACAAAATGGATATTAAACTTGTTGAGACAGAAAAAGAACTAAAAGACGCTTACGATGTACGCTATACCGTTTTTGTACGAGAACAAAATGTACCGGAAGAACTGGAAATCGATGATCTAGAAGAGGAAGCAATCCACTTCGTTGGTTATTCCAATGGCGAGCCCGTGGCAGCAAGCAGAATACGCTTCGTTGATGGCTATGGCAAAATGGAACGTATCTGTGTGATGAAAGAAGCGCGCGGCTTGGGTTACGGAAAAGACATTCTTTTGCATATGGAAAGTGTTGCGAATGCAAAAGGATTTAAGAAATCTAAATTAAACGCCCAAACTCGTGCTGTAGGTTTTTACCAAGGACTTGGTTATCGAACTATTTCTGGTGAATTTCTCGACGCAGGAATTCCGCATGTTACCATGACAAAAACATTATAAGCTTCGAGCAGTCTGTTGAACAGGCTGCTTTTTTATATGATAAATTACTTGTCGATAGTATGCAGAGAGCGCATTTTGTCTATCCTAATAAAAAATAATGTAAAGATAGGAGAAAGCTATGCTCTTTGGTTCAATTTTTGTAGAGACGTTGTTCGGTTTTGTGATGTTGTTTGTCTTAGCGAAAGTACTTGGAAAGACTCAGATTAAACAACTGACGGCCTTTGATTTTATCTCTGCACTTATACTTGGGGAACTTGTCGGAAACGCCTTATATGACGATCAGGTCGGGATCATGGATATTGGCTTTGCTGTTTTATTATGGGGAACGTTAATATATGTGACCGAATTAATTACGCAACGATATAAAAAGACGAGATCCATACTTGAAGGACGACCTTCCATCATCATTCACAAAGGAAAATTACAGCGCGAAGAAATGAAAAAAGGAAAACTGGACATGAATCAATTGCTCCACTTATTACGATCGAAGGACACTTTTTCTGTCCAAGAAGTGGACTATGCCATATTAGAAACTGACGGCACTGTGTCTGTTCTAAAAAAAACTTCCTATCAGCAACCTACCCGACACGATTTAAACTTACCACTAGAGGATGTCGTTCTGCCATTTATGTTAATTAACGATGGCGAAATTATTTGGGACAGCCTTGAAGAGATTGGTAAAGATGAAAAGTGGTTAGAACAAGAGTTAGTAAAACAAGAGGTATCCTCCGTTAAAGAAGTGTTCTACGCAGAATATTCGCGAGAACGACCGCTTTTTATTCAAGGATACTAATAGGATCTTTGAAAAGCGCAAGCGCCCGTTTAGAAACGTAGCGACTGGACGGCAGCAACTGAGATAAAGGAATCACGGTGAGCTTGAGAACCGATGATGACTTATCGTAGGGCGATGCAGGAAGTCGCCTAGTTTTTGGGCGCTGTAGCTGGACATGGCCGTCCATGTTAGAAAGCGATACGACAACTTATTATTTTCTTTCTTACCTCATAAAAAAAGGAAGGCCTGAAGCTTATTAGTTTCAGGCTTTTTCTATGTACTGCCAGATGATGTCTGGTGATGTTTATCAGGTTCGCTTGAAGGTTGCTCTTCTTCATGCTTTGGGCGTTTTCTTGTTACTCCTTTCGCCTGAAGTTACCCTATCTTCATGCGTTGGGCGTTTTTTTGCTACTCCTTTCGCTTGAAGTTATCACATCTTCATGCGTTGGGCGTTCTCTTGCTAGTCCTTTCGCCTGAAGTTACCCTATCTTCATGCGTTGGGCGTTCTCTTGTTACTCCTTTCGCCTGAAGTTATCCCATCTTCATGCGTTGGGCGTTCTCTTGTTACTCCTTTCGCCTGAAGTTATCCCATCTTCATGCGTTGGACGTTCTCTTGTTACTCCTTTCGCCTGAAGTTTCCACATCTTCATGCGTTGGGCGTTCTCTTGTGAATTCTTTCGCCTGAAGTTTCCCCATCTTCATGCGTTGAGCATTTTCTTGTTACTCCTTTCGTCTGAAGTTTCCCCATCTTCATTCATTTGACAATCTTTTGCTTCCACTTGCCCTAAAGTTCGTCATCATCTTCATGCGCCTATCAGCTTTTCCGGAAAACTGTCAAACCAGATGTGTCAGCAACTGCTAATAGCCAGGCATACCATCTGATCCAATTTTCCGTAATATAAGAAAAGTGCAGCCGGCGTATTTCACCGCTGGCTACACTTTTGCTTGAAAATGTTTGCCTTTTCCTGTGACTTGTGCATAAATATGTGCTTTGCGTTTTGATTCAGGTTGCTCATTCATGACAAGACGCCGATGATTTCCCTGCGCTGGATAAGGCAGCACTTCCTCTCTATTTGTTTGGGACTCTTCATATGTTGTATCATGCTGGACTGGATACACTTTCTCTATTGGAAACGGGTCACGCTTTTCTTTCGTAACACGTTGATGGTATTGCTGATATTGATAATTTTCTACCGGCATAATATAACCCATTTCGCATCCCTCCTTCGCATGTTTCTATTGATATACCCCTTTTACCGGAATGTAATCCTATTTTTATACAAATAAGCAAAACAGATAGCTTTCAATTAGTAAAGCTATCTGTTTTATACTTAAATCCAAGAAAATGGTGGACGGTCATTATCATCCTTGTGATCTTTATGATCATCGTGATCGTGATGTTCTTCTCTTTCTTCTGCTACATCTTCAAGCAGCTCATCATGATCATCTTCTACCGATCGTGGGCCAAAGAATGGATCATGACGGCGAGTTGGTTCGATACGAACGTTATCCGCTTTGATCACTAAATCTTTTACATAAATTACTTTCTTTTTTTCTGACACGTTCTTCACTCCTTAATATTATATGCAATAACTTATTTGCCTAAGAACACTATATCTTATGCATTTGACCTATATAAGTGTTTATTAAAAGCCAGCTAAATTGATTTCCTGTATTTGTTCTAACGGGATCGAAACGGGTTGAGATTTATTCACAACCTTTAAAACAACCATGTCATTCTGAAAATCTTCAATCAAACCTGTGTATTTACGTCTTTCTGTTACAATTTGGCATTTATTTTTTGGAACATGAAATGGCATATCAGCAAAATATATCACTTTTTCTTTAACATCCATATCTTTAAATTTTTTTTTCTCCATAGTAGGCGTTGGGGCTTCAGCTTCTTGTTTTTGACGTTTCTTTGCCGGTCTTACTTGTTTCGGCTTCGATTGCGGTTTAGCTGATTGCTTTGATTTATTGTAATTGGATGAACGATAAGCAGTTTGCATAGACCGTTTTGGTTCCGCGTGATTTGGTTGTGCAATATACATTCTCGGTATTTCTCTATTAGTGTTGTTCGATTCC is a genomic window of Gracilibacillus salinarum containing:
- a CDS encoding GNAT family N-acetyltransferase, producing the protein MDIKLVETEKELKDAYDVRYTVFVREQNVPEELEIDDLEEEAIHFVGYSNGEPVAASRIRFVDGYGKMERICVMKEARGLGYGKDILLHMESVANAKGFKKSKLNAQTRAVGFYQGLGYRTISGEFLDAGIPHVTMTKTL
- a CDS encoding CotO family spore coat protein → MESNNTNREIPRMYIAQPNHAEPKRSMQTAYRSSNYNKSKQSAKPQSKPKQVRPAKKRQKQEAEAPTPTMEKKKFKDMDVKEKVIYFADMPFHVPKNKCQIVTERRKYTGLIEDFQNDMVVLKVVNKSQPVSIPLEQIQEINLAGF
- a CDS encoding DUF421 domain-containing protein, whose product is MLFGSIFVETLFGFVMLFVLAKVLGKTQIKQLTAFDFISALILGELVGNALYDDQVGIMDIGFAVLLWGTLIYVTELITQRYKKTRSILEGRPSIIIHKGKLQREEMKKGKLDMNQLLHLLRSKDTFSVQEVDYAILETDGTVSVLKKTSYQQPTRHDLNLPLEDVVLPFMLINDGEIIWDSLEEIGKDEKWLEQELVKQEVSSVKEVFYAEYSRERPLFIQGY
- a CDS encoding alpha/beta hydrolase; translation: MGRKGSMDSASIESDYLNKEIEVKWYLPEGFTPFQDYQLCVMQDGEDYFRIGRVATLSDQLHEEMEIEPTIFVGIHYQDKYDRKEKYHPDGEQQSDYIAFLVKEAIPFVEETLHITPVKRILMGDSLAGTLAFMVASQFPSTFHTAIMQSPYMNERVMQQANRVPAGSQLELYQSIGLDETEVDTTTGEISDFLAPNRVFHDILKDKLSVYHYEEFDGNHTWTYWQKDLKNILITML